The Candidatus Atribacteria bacterium ADurb.Bin276 genome includes a window with the following:
- the kynB_2 gene encoding Kynurenine formamidase translates to MKNLFTSKDLKLVDLSQKIVPPGTPTRPFRVERSYLHDRTWKHEIYTHSHVGTHIESPAHFFENGKDLEQFSLEAFCGRAWFCDYFDVSETHDEVTTDLLEIQLGEKVEKGDIVIGRNCDKENLQKVKQTGNRELLPSFSPEAGIWLRDRGVKMVGIDAHFHLGKNVEKTREFHQILMAQDVLLIEGLDNLDQITTTPFVFLAFPYRVEGIDSSFARAVAFLER, encoded by the coding sequence ATGAAAAACTTATTTACCAGCAAAGATCTTAAGCTGGTTGACCTTTCCCAGAAAATAGTTCCTCCAGGAACGCCCACTCGTCCATTTCGGGTCGAACGAAGTTACTTACACGATCGAACTTGGAAACACGAAATATATACTCATTCTCATGTTGGAACTCACATTGAAAGCCCGGCTCATTTTTTTGAGAACGGGAAAGACTTGGAACAATTTTCCCTGGAAGCTTTTTGCGGTCGAGCCTGGTTTTGTGATTATTTTGACGTTAGCGAAACTCATGATGAGGTTACTACCGATCTTCTTGAAATCCAATTGGGAGAAAAAGTTGAAAAGGGCGATATTGTTATAGGGCGAAATTGTGACAAAGAAAATCTCCAAAAGGTCAAACAAACTGGTAATAGAGAGTTGCTACCATCTTTTTCACCAGAAGCAGGAATCTGGCTTCGCGATCGTGGAGTAAAAATGGTAGGAATTGATGCTCATTTTCATCTGGGGAAGAATGTTGAAAAAACCCGAGAGTTTCATCAAATCCTCATGGCTCAGGATGTTTTGTTAATCGAAGGTTTAGATAACTTAGATCAAATTACAACGACTCCCTTCGTGTTTTTAGCCTTTCCTTATCGAGTGGAAGGAATTGACAGCAGTTTTGCACGAGCGGTTGCATTTTTAGAGAGGTGA